A window of the Vigna angularis cultivar LongXiaoDou No.4 chromosome 3, ASM1680809v1, whole genome shotgun sequence genome harbors these coding sequences:
- the LOC108325914 gene encoding putative phytosulfokines 6: MLSSLLLSLSLSLNIQPMKQHLAFLFFLLLLSSFLVSPRLLQPPKGEKEVQLNHKSVSRSSFQLNDNMEQLMGSEECFENDEGCNSRRMMVEAHLDYIYTQRHKP; encoded by the exons ATGCTTTCATCTCTgttgctctctctctctctctcccttaATATTCAACCAATGAAGCAACaccttgcttttcttttctttcttctccttctttcctCCTTCCTAGTTTCTCCCCGTCTCCTTCAACCACCCAAAG GTGAGAAGGAAGTGCAGCTCAATCATAAATCTGTTTCTCGGTCGTCCTTTCAGCTAAATGACAATATGGAACAA TTAATGGGTTCGGAGGAGTGCTTTGAGAATGATGAAGGGTGCAATAGCAGAAGGATGATGGTGGAGGCGCACTTGGATTACATCTACACGCAACGCCACAAGCCTTGA